From a region of the Candidatus Jettenia caeni genome:
- a CDS encoding two-component sensor kinase, with translation MSCNENLARDLHIRPDEITGKTDYDFFPKELAEKYRTEDKRVIESGQTDDREEKYIVDGQELIVRMVRTPIKDEKGNVLGILGAFLDITEKITLQREAERSRHLASLGELAAGVAHEINNPITGVINCAQILFNKSSEGSKERDIAGRIIKEANRIANITSSLLSFARFGDSKEKKSIVSIREIVANTFVLIKAQLRKEGITIKLDVSPKLPQIIAHPQQIQQVFLNAISNARYALNQKYPEVHENKILEIIGEETTIDNRPAVRITFYDHGTGIPARIRDRVVEPFYTTKPRSKGTGLGLSISYSIIRDHEGRLAIDSVEGVFTKVIIVLPAFKPT, from the coding sequence ATGTCTTGTAACGAGAATTTAGCCAGAGATCTCCATATCAGGCCAGACGAGATTACCGGAAAGACCGATTATGATTTTTTCCCCAAAGAACTTGCCGAGAAATATAGAACTGAGGATAAGCGGGTTATAGAATCAGGGCAGACAGATGACAGAGAAGAGAAATATATCGTAGATGGACAGGAATTGATTGTCAGGATGGTGAGAACCCCGATAAAAGATGAAAAGGGTAATGTTCTTGGCATCTTAGGCGCATTTCTGGACATCACGGAAAAGATAACCTTGCAAAGAGAAGCTGAACGGTCCAGACATCTGGCATCATTAGGTGAACTGGCTGCGGGTGTAGCCCACGAGATCAATAACCCCATAACCGGTGTTATTAACTGTGCCCAGATACTATTTAATAAAAGTAGCGAAGGAAGTAAGGAAAGGGATATTGCCGGCCGGATTATCAAAGAGGCTAACCGTATAGCGAACATAACCAGCAGTCTTCTTTCTTTTGCAAGATTTGGCGATTCAAAGGAGAAGAAGAGCATCGTTAGCATCCGCGAGATAGTGGCGAATACGTTTGTCCTGATAAAGGCGCAATTGCGAAAAGAGGGTATTACGATAAAGTTAGACGTTTCTCCAAAATTGCCCCAAATTATTGCGCACCCTCAGCAGATACAGCAAGTCTTTCTGAATGCTATCAGTAATGCGCGATATGCCTTAAACCAGAAATATCCAGAGGTGCATGAGAATAAAATCCTTGAGATTATCGGGGAAGAAACAACGATAGACAACCGTCCGGCGGTAAGGATTACCTTCTATGATCATGGCACGGGTATACCTGCCAGGATACGAGATAGAGTAGTAGAACCGTTTTATACCACAAAGCCCCGGAGTAAAGGAACGGGCTTAGGATTAAGCATCAGTTACAGTATTATCAGGGACCATGAGGGTAGGCTTGCCATTGATAGTGTTGAAGGTGTATTTACCAAGGTTATTATAGTTCTGCCAGCATTCAAACCGACATAG